From Anopheles funestus chromosome 3RL, idAnoFuneDA-416_04, whole genome shotgun sequence, a single genomic window includes:
- the LOC125768746 gene encoding palmitoyltransferase ZDHHC16, with amino-acid sequence MSRIQWRLRELPKNLSQTIRFRIQYGKQCIRSLTYNHHMNQSYVSDVCMEPIFWFVDNFTHLLGPFFVFAVVCLTTAVVTICYWIGLPYWWNRNRYMTVFLLVVGHWLLLNVVYNFYKAASVSPGYPPEKELIAEAVSICKKCIAPKPPRTHHCSVCNRCVLRMDHHCPWLNNCVGYHNHRYFFLYMLYTTIGTLFIISFGFELGYGVLFLDEDGWKEMEPLQGHPVRFNLSGHIIPVTEMNDYEHDGMAPAEHDLPIPHPSHRMGTIHGAILFMALINVATLFALGSLTAWHSTLITRGETSIEAHINKSETKRLAAMNKTYRNPYNFGSRNNWKLFLGLTRKRTWWRHVMLPSSHKPEGNGLTWLTYENTFDSADEWP; translated from the exons ATGAGTCGTATACAGTGGCGTCTTCGTGAGCTTCCAAAGAATTTAAG CCAAACTATTCGATTTCGTATTCAGTACGGTAAACAATGTATTCGTTCGCTAACGTACAATCACCATATGAACCAGTCGTACGTGTCGGACGTTTGTATGGAACCGATATTTTGGTTCGTTGACAATTTCACCCATCTTCTAGGTCCG TTTTTTGTCTTTGCCGTCGTATGTTTAACAACTGCCGTCGTAACGATATGCTACTGGATCGGATTGCCGTACTGGTGGAACAGAAATCGTTACATGACTGTGTTCTTACTTGTAGTGGGCCATTGGTTGCTATTAAATGTAGTGTACAATTTCTATAAAGCTGCTTCCGTTTCACCGGGCTATCCGCCGGAG AAGGAATTGATTGCGGAAGCAGTTAGCATATGCAAAAAGTGTATTGCCCCAAAACCTCCTCGTACACATCATTGCTCCGTATGTAATCGGTGTGTACTTCGAATGGATCATCACTGTC CATGGCTTAATAATTGTGTCGGCTATCACAATCATAGGTATTTTTTCCTGTACATGTTGTACACGACAATTGGTACTCTCTTCATAATATCGTTCGGATTTGAGCTGGGCTATGGTGTACTGTTTCTCGACGAAGATGGTTGGAAGGAAATGGAACCACTGCAAGGACATCCAGTACGATTCAACCTTTCGGGGCACATAATTCCTGTG ACTGAAATGAATGACTACGAACATGACGGAATGGCTCCGGCAGAGCATGACTTACCTATACCACATCCCAGCCACCGTATGGGAACCATTCATGGGGCGATACTGTTTATGGCACTGATAAATGTGGCAACACTGTTCGCACTCGGTTCCCTTACAGCCTGGCACAGCACGCTAATTACGCGTGGTGAAACTAGCATCGAGGCGCACATTAACAAATCCGAAACCAAGCGACTTGCAgctatgaacaaaacgtacCGCAATCCGTACAATTTTGGATCGCGCAACAATTGGAAGCTTTTCCTAGGTTTAACGCGTAAGCGTACCTGGTGGCGGCACGTGATGTTACCCTCCTCACACAAACCGGAAGGCAATGGACTGACATGGTTAACTTATGAGAACACGTTTGATAGTGCTGATGAGTGGCCTTAG
- the LOC125768737 gene encoding aminopeptidase N-like, producing the protein MKKLCGLTCGGLLLLAFVAAVPSSVQARGIVSGRAFDSFRLPNSTVPTHYTLRLDTDVHRGVFEYTGNVQIRINVVESTNQIVLHSLRNEISKLQLRNSAGLNVAVKNHEFDEEKEFLVINVGTTLQANSGTYTLEIDFTNSIDRTDQAGFYRSSYEDDEGVTRYLGLTQFESVDARTSFPCYDEPGIKTTYDIFIVCGIEYHARSNAPLRGIQLLEGGKKLSTFATTPRMQTYLVAWLVSDFVYEREVLTQPQLAVATWAKPSSAHLLTYSVDASTRFMRAMEEYFGQQYSMSKIDNVAIKDSDYSAGAMENWGLVTYRESAIFYEPEQGEQRQIGVVTIVGHEFTHQFFGNLLAPKWWSYLWLNEGFARLYQYYLGDISHPELNLRLRFVTGPLQTALRADESLTVRPMTYYTETRRDISRLFDSIAYDKSACVLRMMNYALGERTFQKGLRYYLAQNKDRGVVEESNLFDSLAQAATEDAVLPISLSLHDIFGSWSRQPGVPLVKVRRDGDEYFFTQERYVASDPPEEPFTNSWWIPISFSTPSNTEFEKLPAFWMPPNVSEVSYTIEKAEDETLTFNPHSTGYYRIEYDEAMLKEFVDQMNKDHTAIEASARARLIDDTLNIAHSRGGNYEVVLQLLNYLQKETDYVPWMVAYENLRQMQTLLRNNEKASGLLQTFVQKLASPMLEKYGVDQGLKDSAFVQELRTIAIELACSGSQSCKTVAQTAVNSLARGLKRHYSTADGALLCSGLQQVNGDQRKAFVEQISHTLADKNVNDIFVKQYLEQSLSCTGIDMMKLESYGKYLFALSETDRSRALHRLFVESKVPVTDVVESLQSELSLRRSNSAYHANIPKILLEVARYVTEPSEMQLLNTATATYASWIGPEIEEQLKANRKWLDRNVEPLVDALTRFLDV; encoded by the exons ATGAAGAAATTGTGTGGTCTTACCTGTGGTGGCCTGCTGCTTTTGGCATTCGTTGCAGCAGTACCGAGTAGTGTTCAAGCGCGTGGTATTGTGTCCGGACGAGCTTTCGATTCGTTCCGACTACCGAACAGTACAGTCCCTACACACTACACCCTACGGCTGGATACTGATGTGCATCGAGGTGTTTTCGAGTATACTGGAAATGTTCAAATCAGAATAAACGTGGTAGAATCGACCAATCAAATCGTGCTGCACAGTTTGCGCAATGAAATTTCGAAACTGCAGCTACGTAACAGTGCTGGCCTAAATGTTGCGGTTAAGAATCATGAATTCGATGAGGAGAAGGAATTCCTCGTAATCAATGTTGGCACAACGTTGCAAGCGAACAGTGGTACCTACACGCTCGAAATAGACTTTACCAACAGTATCGATCGTACCGATCAGGCAGGATTTTACAGATCGTCCTACGAAGACGATGAAGGTGTTACGAG ATATCTTGGATTAACGCAGTTTGAATCGGTCGACGCAAGAACTTCGTTCCCCTGCTACGATGAACCAGGCATAAAGACAACGTACGACATTTTTATCGTGTGTGGCATTGAGTATCATGCCCGGTCCAATGCACCACTTCGTGGAATCCAACTGCTGGAAGGTGGCAAAAAGTTGTCCACCTTTGCCACCACGCCACGCATGCAGACGTACCTGGTCGCGTGGTTAGTGTCCGATTTTGTGTACGAGCGCGAAGTACTGACCCAACCACAGCTGGCCGTGGCAACATGGGCTAAACCTTCGTCGGCCCATCTGCTCACCTATTCCGTTGATGCGTCCACGCGCTTCATGCGTGCTATGGAGGAGTACTTTGGACAGCAGTACAGCATGTCCAAGATTGACAATGTGGCGATCAAGGATAGTGACTACAGTGCTGGAGCCATGGAGAATTGGGGCTTGGTAACCTACAGGGAGTCGGCTATCTTTTACGAACCAGAACAAGGCGAACAGCGACAGATCGGTGTCGTAACGATCGTTGGGCACGAATTCACGCACCAATTTTTCGGCAACCTGCTGGCACCGAAATGGTGGAGCTACCTGTGGCTTAATGAAGGTTTTGCACGGCTCTATCAGTACTACTTGGGAGATATT AGCCACCCGGAACTGAACCTTCGTCTGCGCTTCGTAACGGGACCATTACAGACTGCACTAAGGGCAGACGAATCGCTTACTGTTCGCCCCATGACATACTACACGGAAACGCGCCGGGATATTTCACGGCTTTTTGATTCGATTGCATACGACAAATCGGCCTGTGTTCTCCGCATGATGAACTACGCACTGGGTGAACGAACGTTCCAAAAGGGACTGCGCTACTATCTTGCACAAAA TAAAGATCGTGGCGTGGTTGAGGAATCGAATCTATTCGACAGTCTCGCACAGGCTGCCACGGAAGACGCAGTTCTGCCGATTTCTCTTTCCTTGCACGATATTTTCGGTTCCTGGTCCAGACAACCCGGTGTCCCGCTGGTGAAAGTTCGTCGCGATGGCGATGAGTATTTCTTCACACAGGAACGTTACGTGGCTAGCGATCCACCAGAGGAACCGTTCACTAACTCTTGGTGGATACCGATTTCCTTCTCGACACCGAGCAACACAGAGTTTGAAAAGTTGCCAGCCTTCTGGATGCCACCGAACGTGTCGGAGGTGTCGTACACGATTGAAAAAGCCGAGGACGAAACGCTGACGTTTAATCCCCATTCCACCGGCTATTACCGTATCGAGTATGATGAAGCCATGCTTAAGGAATTCGTAGATCAAATGAACAAGGACCACACTGCCATCGAAGCTTCCGCACGTGCCCGTCTGATCGATGACACACTCAACATTGCACACTCCCGTGGAGGCAACTATGAGGTAGTACTGCAGCTGCTGAATTATCTCCAAAAAGAAACAGACTATGTGCCGTGGATGGTAGCGTACGAAAACTTGCGTCAGATGCAGACACTACTTCGTAACAATGAAAAGGCATCTGGTTTGCTCCAAACCTTTGTGCAAAAACTTGCATCTCCAATGTTGGAGAAATATGGTGTCGATCAAGGATTGAAAGATTCCGCTTTTGTTCAGGAATTACGAACGATCGCGATCGAGCTGGCTTGCAGTGGTAGTCAATCGTGTAAAACGGTTGCACAGACTGCCGTTAATTCTCTAGCACGTGGGTTAAAACGGCACTACAGTACAGCGGACGGTGCACTCCTATGCAGTGGACTGCAGCAAGTCAATGGTGACCAACGTAAAGCATTCGTAGAACAAATTTCGCACACACTGGCCGATAAGAATGTTAACGACATTTTCGTCAAGCAGTACCTGGAGCAATCTCTTAGCTGTACGGGAATCGATATGATGAAGCTGGAATCGTATGGCAAATACCTGTTTGCACTTAGTGAAACAGATCGCTCCAGAGCGCTACATCGGTTGTTCGTTGAGTCAAAGGTACCAGTCACAGATGTTGTGGAATCCCTTCAATCGGAACTCTCGCTACGTCGCAG CAACTCCGCTTATCATGCCAACATCCCGAAGATACTGTTGGAAGTCGCTCGCTACGTTACGGAACCTTCCGAGATGCAATTATTAAACACTGCCACGGCTACTTACGCCTCCTGGATTGGTCCTGAGATTGAGGAACAACTTAAGGCTAATCGTAAATGGCTCGATCGTAATGTCGAACCACTGGTGGATGCCCTTACACGCTTTCTGGACGTTTAA
- the LOC125768752 gene encoding tetraspanin-9, with product MGCDCESCIAKTLLSVFNFLFFVLGTIVLGVGVWLATDKTSFIALLKMVENDQLEHFTQPAVIEQLAYLLIVIGAVMFFLSFLGYCGAIRESQCLLTTYGLFVLVILVAEVTAFGLAAAYKDRARTETKNYLQTTISNYYTSNDRNQTDAVTLMWNYMMSELHCCGVDDYRDFALSEKWNESKRDKIIPMACCVQTALFQPQDKNCPFSPTETNSYFKKGCYNALTDWIMYNRNLVIIVAIAVGLTQLLAIFLAFCLCKSIEKYRGMRL from the exons ATGGGGTGCGACTGTGAATCATGCATAGCGAAAACGCTACTGTCCgtgttcaattttcttttcttc GTTCTAGGCACGATCGTACTCGGAGTAGGCGTATGGTTGGCCACAGATAAGACATCATTTATAGCGTTActgaaaatggttgaaaatgaTCAGCTCGAG CATTTCACACAACCGGCAGTGATAGAGCAGCTAGCTTATCTGCTGATTGTAATCGGAGCGGTAATGTTCTTCCTCAGCTTCCTCGGATACTGTGGAGCGATACGGGAAAGCCAGTGCCTTCTGACAACG TACGGTCTATTTGTGCTGGTAATTCTGGTGGCAGAGGTGACTGCCTTCGGACTGGCCGCCGCATACAAGGATCGGGCACGAACCGAAACCAAAAACTACCTCCAGACGACGATCTCCAACTATTACACAAGCAACGATCGCAACCAAACCGATGCGGTGACGCTAATGTGGAACTACATGATGTCGGAACTGCACTGCTGCGGCGTGGACGACTACCGGGACTTTGCACTGTCGGAGAAGTGGAACGAAAGCAAACGGGATAAGATCATACCGATGGCCTGCTGTGTACAGACGGCACTGTTCCAGCCGCAGGATAAAAATTGTCCCTTCTCTCCCACGGAAACGAACAGTTACTTCAAGAAG GGATGCTACAATGCACTCACCGACTGGATCATGTACAACCGGAACCTGGTCATCATCGTAGCCATTGCGGTGGGTTTGACGCAACTGCTGGCAATATTTTTAGCATTCTGCCTTTGTAAATCGATCGAAAAATATCGAGGCATGCGATTGTAG
- the LOC125768748 gene encoding serine protease snake-like, whose amino-acid sequence MKSPTAMLFLSAFLLFALRIRGIFTQSNEQTSHVVLLGSTRSDGTREFRCGGSYIGRNVVLAGAHCVTGKNQPTLDTVRFGSGTNNVMHFRIVNHTLHYRYKPQFEYHNMAVYYLDAQPDSVGAGRFKPACILKPHMKQGIVQMVGDSSNGRGLSLQSTSLDVVASEKCHEYYNPIPKLRFGVLLCCFCAMNSDTTECSNMHSSPLQLVINRNGKSVPFLIGHKSIGKACGVKSPAVFTRYGSYYEWLETITNLPLEATDCFSRY is encoded by the exons ATGAAGTCACCAACGGCGATGCTGTTTCTATCGGcgtttttgcttttcgctTTACGCATACGAGGAATCTTCACCCAGAGCAATGAACAAACGTCACACGTT GTACTTCTCGGATCAACTAGATCCGATGGGACGCGTGAGTTCCGCTGCGGTGGATCATACATCGGCCGAAACGTGGTGCTTGCCGGGGCACATTGTGTCACTGGAAAAAATCAACCCACCCTTGACACTGTCCGTTTCGGCAGTGGCACAAACAATGTGATGCATTTTCGGATCGTCAACCACACGCTACACTATCGCTACAAGCCACAGTTCGAATATCACAACATGGCTGTCTACTATCTGGATGCGCAACCGGATAGTGTCGGTGCAGGACGCTTCAAACCGGCTTGCATTCTTAAGCCACATATGAAGCAGGGCATTGTACAGATGGTTGGCGACAGCTCTAATGGGCGCGGATTGTCACTCCAGTCGACCTCGCTGGATGTGGTCGCGTCCGAAAAGTGTCACGAATACTACAATCCCATACCGAAGCTTCGCTTTGGTGTATTGCTCTGCTGTTTCTGTGCGATGAACTCCGACACAACCGAATGTTCT AATATGCACAGCTCTCCCCTACAGTTGGTAATCAATCGGAATGGGAAAAGTGTACCCTTTCTCATCGGTCACAAATCGATCGGGAAAGCTTGCGGTGTCAAAAGTCCAGCCGTCTTCACGCGCTACGGATCGTACTACGAGTGGTTGGAAACCATCACGAATTTACCGTTGGAAGCAACTG ATTGCTTTAGCCGCTACTGA
- the LOC125768736 gene encoding uncharacterized protein LOC125768736 — protein sequence MAVIKGVLLIMFVHLFCVVQNRIQPAERVFPTDINKAFIPTVRQTLNDCHLRYHKYGDYYLVYPIYGVPARQGEFAHMAAIGWRQSNGSISFDCGGSLITTRHVLTAAHCAINDDGVAPQVVRLGVIDITAGLYDPQNQFAQEYTIATFRRHPEHEFRTEYHDIALVTLNRAVTLSSAVVPACLWTGAQVPMRRLEAAGFGQTSFGGERTPILLKVQLSPVDNAACGRFYPPGRRRRQGLIDQQLCAVDERMDTCHGDSGGPLQIKLMANNRLIPFVVGITSFGRFCGTATPAVYSRVSSYVDWLQTETGQSFDARACAARHINEREIEEAMVANRVGDNLFVEPEKSYMDLETVAKHRVYLGYSTSTGRIQWNCGGVLINENYVLTVAHCDRFILNKTPDYVKAGDIDIFKDHPQAQIVQIEQFIKHPDYRDGGSIDNDIALVKLRSNLRLEPNVVPACILNSEALTLPFYEMAGLGPYNMNNFLMDDEPLSNNNTLVLTRMRADSSSCSWQSSNKIMCTKNNQSLVPGTCRIEHGGPLEREIWHHDRYYTYVFGLTVAGDDCGFGEEASYVKIASHIRWIEQTVLGNNNRRSQIRSTRTKRQIVFPNSGEYVPTYSVIQSCQLPDGRRGSCMPYRSCATNLMGTTISICQHGIEPIVCCDTTSTTTLTRPTRLSASGSGYKLNNCVSYWKQYKRPPIEEFEHIPSEGRPIGEEEYPHIAAIGDAQQNAWPCTGVLVSDRYIISAASCLASGRGLRSVGLGFGVGRPNIFEIDEIINHPSYGRRLKDNYNLALIRVKNPVRFSSSMLPACLWTKSDMVPLKLYTVGRGARGQMHVYPRSAMYNADCRALPSGDNSIMDAENVCIENYYSTDTVCADLAGNPVEGIVDYNGTRIPLIVGTTSYTMGCLTSANTQTISILSRIAVHMTWIKEIVER from the exons atggcTGTAATTAAAGGAGTCCTTCTTATTATGTTTGTTCACCTCTTTTGTGTTGTTCAAAACCGGATTCAACCGGCAGAGCGTGTCTTTCCAACCGACATCAACAAAGCATTCATACCGACTGTCCGCCAAACGCTTAATG ATTGTCATCTACGCTATCATAAGTATGGCGATTATTATCTCGTGTATCCAATCTACGGTGTACCCGCAAGGCAGGGAGAATTCGCTCATATGGCGGCAATCGGTTGGCGACAGTCGAACGGTTCAATCAGCTTCGACTGTGGAGGATCGCTCATAACGACACGCCACGTGCTAACGGCAGCCCATTGCGCTATAAACGATGATGG GGTCGCCCCACAAGTGGTACGTTTGGGTGTGATTGACATCACCGCCGGATTGTACGATCCACAAAACCAGTTTGCCCAGGAGTACACCATCGCGACCTTTAGGCGTCATCCGGAACATGAATTCCGTACGGAATATCACGACATTGCACTCGTTACGCTGAACCGTGCCGTTACACTAAGCAGTGCGGTAGTACCGGCGTGCCTTTGGACTGGTGCCCAGGTCCCTATGCGACGCTTAGAAGCGGCCGGCTTTGGCCAAACTAGTTTCGGTGGCGAACGTACCCCGATACTGCTGAAGGTACAACTTTCGCCCGTCGATAATGCGGCGTGCGGTCGGTTCTATCCACCCGGGCGACGACGGCGACAGGGTTTGATCGATCAGCAGCTTTGTGCGGTCGACGAACGGATGGACACGTGCCATGGTGATTCTGGCGGTCCGCTTCAAATTAAACTGATGGCAAACAATCGGCTCATACCGTTCGTTGTGGGTATTACATCGTTTGGCCGGTTTTGTGGGACAGCTACACCGGCCGTTTATTCGCGAGTCTCCTCGTACGTGGATTGGTTACAAACGGAAACAGGACAATCGTTCGATGCTAGAG CCTGTGCCGCCCGTCACATTAATGAGCGCGAAATTGAGGAAGCGATGGTAGCTAATCGTGTAGGCGATAACTTATTCGTTGAACCAGAGAAAAGTTACATGGATTTGGAAACGGTAGCGAAACATCGTGTATATCTTGGATATAGCACCTCCACTGGACGTATCCAATGGAACTGTGGCGGTGTGCTGATCAACGAGAACTACGTGCTCACGGTTGCTCATTGCGATCGGTTCATTCTCAACAAAACGCCCGATTACGTGAAGGCGGGTGATATAGATATTTTTAAAGATCACCCCCAGGCACAGATCGTTCAGATCGAACAATTCATAAAGCATCCCGACTATCGAGACGGTGGTTCCATCGATAATGATATAGCGCTCGTTAAACTACGAAGCAACCTAAG ATTGGAGCCGAACGTAGTGCCCGCCTGTATACTAAACTCAGAAGCGCTTACGCTTCCATTCTACGAAATGGCTGGATTGGGTCCCTACAACATGAATAACTTTCTGATGGATGATGAACCTTTATCGAACA ATAATACGCTAGTATTAACGAGAATGAGAGCAGACAGTAGTTCGTGTAGCTGGCAGTCGAGCAATAAGATCATGTGCACCAAAAATAACCAATCGCTGGTACCTGGAACATGTCGG ATCGAGCACGGTGGTCCTTTGGAAAGAGAAATCTGGCACCATGATCGGTACTACACGTACGTGTTCGGTTTAACCGTTGCCGGTGATGATTGTGGGTTTGGAGAGGAAGCAAGCTATGTAAAGATTGCATCGCACATAAGATGGATAGAACAGACGGTATTGGGTAACAATAATAGACGCAGCCAAATCAGATCTACCCGAACAAAGCGTCAGATTGTGTTTCCAAACTCGGGCGAATATGTTCCCACGTACTCGGTGATACAATCCTGCCAATTGCCAGATGGACGTAGAGGCTCCTGCATGCCGTATCGGTCATGTGCGACCAATCTTATGGGGACAACCATTTCCATATGTCAGCACGGTATCGAACCGATTGTTTGCTGCGATACTACATCGACCACTACACTAACACGACCGACGCGCCTTTCTGCTTCCGGGTCTGGCTATAAGCTAAACAATTGTGTATCGTACTGGAAGCAGTACAAACGCCCTCCTATAGAGGAGTTCGAACACATCCCTTCCGAGGGAAGACCGATCGGTGAAGAGGAGTATCCTCACATTGCTGCGATCGGGGACGCACAGCAGAACGCCTGGCCATGTACAGGTGTTCTGGTGAGTGATCGATACATAATTAGTGCGGCTAGCTGTCTCGCATCTGGCCGCGGGTTAAGATCGGTCGGGTTGGGTTTTGGAGTTGGAAGGCCCAACATATTCGAAATAGACGAGATCATCAATCATCCCTCCTATGGGCGAAGGTTAAAGGATAATTACAATCTGGCGTTGATACGGGTGAAGAATCCGGTTCGATTCTCTTCCAGTATGCTGCCGGCTTGCTTGTGGACCAAGAGTGATATGGTTCCTTTGAAACTATACACTGTTGGAAGAGGTGCACGTG GACAAATGCATGTTTATCCGAGAAGCGCCATGTACAATGCAGACTGCCGTGCGTTACCCAGTGGCGACAACTCCATTATGGATGCAGAAAACGTATGTATAGAAAACTACTATTCCACCGATACCGTTTGTGCGGATTTGGCCGGCAATCCGGTGGAAGGAATTGTCGATTACAACGGTACACGTATTCCCCTGATCGTGGGAACAACGTCCTATACGATGGGATGCTTAACATCTgcgaacacacaaacaatttcaatcTTATCCCGGATTGCGGTACACATGACATGGATAAAAGAAATCGTTGAACGATAG